The proteins below are encoded in one region of Acidobacteriota bacterium:
- a CDS encoding dihydroorotate dehydrogenase, translating into MDLSVDIAGLHLPNPVMAASGTFGYGNEFEDIVRLTGLGAVITKGLSRAPMAGNPSPRLLETAAGMLNSVGLQNIGAAAFLQTRLPRLRQLGVTVITNVFGESVEDYVATVEMLNQGEGIAAYELNVSCPNTACGGMVFGTDAGLLHELVTAVKRVTRRPLIVKLSPNVTSIAEMARVAEAAGADAISLVNTFLGMAINPETRRPRFARVVAGLSGPAIKPLALRMVWEASQAVKLPLIGVGGIASGRDVVEFLLAGASAVQIGTMNFWDPKATENVLRELKKFCRRHGVDAVRSLTGALAVEEATGEQA; encoded by the coding sequence ATGGACTTGTCTGTTGATATCGCCGGACTGCATCTCCCCAACCCCGTGATGGCAGCCAGCGGGACGTTTGGCTACGGCAATGAATTCGAAGATATCGTGCGGCTGACGGGGCTGGGGGCGGTGATCACCAAAGGCCTGTCGCGCGCGCCCATGGCCGGCAATCCCAGTCCGCGGCTGCTGGAAACCGCGGCCGGCATGCTGAATTCCGTGGGGCTGCAGAACATCGGCGCGGCGGCGTTTCTGCAGACGCGGCTGCCGCGGCTGCGGCAGTTGGGCGTGACCGTGATTACCAACGTGTTCGGCGAAAGCGTGGAGGACTACGTCGCCACGGTGGAAATGCTGAACCAGGGCGAAGGCATCGCAGCCTACGAGCTGAATGTGAGCTGCCCCAATACCGCCTGCGGCGGCATGGTGTTCGGCACCGACGCCGGACTGCTGCACGAACTGGTGACGGCGGTGAAGCGGGTGACGCGGCGGCCATTGATCGTGAAGCTCAGCCCCAACGTCACCAGCATTGCGGAGATGGCGCGCGTGGCCGAGGCGGCGGGCGCGGACGCGATCTCGCTGGTGAATACGTTCTTGGGCATGGCGATCAACCCGGAGACGCGGCGGCCGCGGTTTGCGCGCGTGGTGGCAGGGCTGTCGGGGCCGGCGATCAAGCCGTTGGCGCTGCGCATGGTGTGGGAGGCGTCTCAGGCGGTAAAGCTGCCGCTGATCGGCGTGGGCGGCATCGCCAGCGGCCGCGACGTGGTGGAGTTTCTGCTGGCCGGCGCCAGCGCGGTGCAAATCGGCACCATGAACTTCTGGGATCCCAAAGCGACCGAGAACGTGCTGCGCGAGCTGAAGAAGTTTTGCCGGCGGCACGGCGTGGACGCGGTGCGCAGCCTGACGGGCGCGCTGGCCGTAGAAGAGGCCACGGGGGAACAGGCATGA
- a CDS encoding M24 family metallopeptidase, which translates to MQPNRRQFLKTSALGAAAMPLALSGCGHRSAAAAETAGAPPLPAALLALEPVAPKVVPITEGERRQRLARAQELMGVHKIDALFMEGGSSLIYFTGMHWFTSERTMGMLLPRSGDPVYITPAFEKNRALEQIRFGHDVRTWQENESPYELIAHALADLRVATGTLGIEEKTPYFMASGIAAAAGRAKIVSATPVTAGCRSVKSAAELALMQVANNATLSLYKAVWEGLRTHGPGMTQHQVSAWIDAGYRRLGLPGGASINVGQYTALPHGSREPQQILEGTPVMLDDGCQVEGYTSDITRTFVLGKASDKMKKVFAIVQQAQRAARAAARPGVPMESVDAAARKVITDAGYGPGYKYFSHRLGHGIGLDGHEWYYLVQGDRRPIAANMTFSDEPGIYIVGEFGVRLEDDMHITPEGAEWFTPQSPSIEEPFAS; encoded by the coding sequence ATGCAACCCAATCGCCGCCAATTCCTCAAAACCAGCGCCCTGGGCGCCGCGGCCATGCCGCTGGCGCTCAGCGGCTGTGGCCATCGCTCTGCAGCTGCAGCGGAAACCGCTGGCGCACCGCCGCTACCCGCCGCCCTTCTGGCGCTGGAACCGGTCGCGCCCAAGGTCGTGCCCATCACCGAAGGCGAGCGGCGCCAACGCCTGGCGCGGGCACAGGAGCTCATGGGGGTGCACAAAATCGACGCCCTCTTCATGGAAGGCGGCAGCTCGCTGATTTATTTCACCGGTATGCACTGGTTCACGAGCGAGCGCACCATGGGGATGCTGCTGCCGCGCTCCGGCGATCCCGTCTACATCACCCCGGCGTTCGAGAAAAACCGGGCGCTCGAGCAGATCCGCTTCGGCCATGACGTGCGCACCTGGCAGGAAAACGAAAGCCCCTACGAACTGATCGCGCACGCGCTGGCGGACCTGCGCGTGGCGACGGGGACACTGGGCATCGAAGAAAAGACGCCGTACTTCATGGCCTCGGGCATAGCCGCGGCCGCGGGACGGGCGAAGATCGTCAGCGCCACGCCGGTGACGGCGGGCTGCCGCTCGGTGAAGAGCGCAGCGGAGCTGGCGCTGATGCAGGTTGCCAATAACGCGACGCTTTCGCTGTACAAGGCGGTGTGGGAGGGGCTGCGGACGCATGGGCCGGGCATGACGCAGCATCAGGTTTCGGCCTGGATTGATGCGGGCTACCGGCGGCTGGGCTTACCCGGCGGGGCGAGCATCAACGTGGGCCAGTACACGGCGCTGCCGCACGGCTCGCGCGAGCCGCAGCAAATTCTGGAAGGAACGCCGGTGATGCTGGACGACGGCTGCCAGGTCGAAGGCTATACCAGCGACATCACCCGCACTTTTGTGCTGGGCAAGGCGAGCGACAAGATGAAGAAAGTCTTCGCCATCGTGCAGCAGGCACAGCGGGCGGCGCGCGCCGCGGCGCGGCCGGGCGTGCCCATGGAGTCGGTCGATGCCGCGGCGCGCAAGGTGATCACCGACGCCGGCTACGGGCCAGGCTACAAATATTTCTCCCACCGCCTGGGCCACGGCATCGGGCTCGACGGCCACGAATGGTACTACCTGGTGCAGGGCGACCGGCGGCCGATCGCCGCCAACATGACCTTCAGCGACGAGCCGGGCATTTACATTGTGGGCGAATTCGGCGTGCGGCTGGAGGACGACATGCACATCACGCCGGAGGGCGCGGAGTGGTTCACGCCCCAGAGCCCGTCGATTGAAGAGCCGTTCGCCAGTTAG
- a CDS encoding PIN domain-containing protein → MILPDVNLLLYAYDAASRHHKSARSWWLELLNGTEPVALAWVVLLGFLRVSTQARVWTQPFSAAEACGHMRSWLELPQVSIVAPGPDHARILFGMVERLGIGGNLTTDAHLAALAIEYQAQLHSADADFARFPGLRWHNPLRAA, encoded by the coding sequence CTGATTCTTCCCGACGTGAATCTTCTGCTGTACGCCTACGACGCGGCATCCCGGCACCACAAATCAGCGCGTAGCTGGTGGCTGGAACTGCTGAACGGAACCGAACCGGTAGCGCTGGCGTGGGTGGTGCTGCTGGGCTTCCTCAGGGTCTCGACTCAGGCGCGCGTATGGACGCAGCCGTTTTCGGCTGCCGAGGCCTGTGGCCACATGCGGTCCTGGCTCGAGCTGCCCCAAGTGAGCATCGTGGCTCCCGGGCCGGATCACGCCCGCATCCTTTTCGGCATGGTTGAGCGCTTGGGAATAGGCGGCAATCTCACCACGGATGCCCATCTTGCGGCACTCGCCATTGAGTACCAGGCGCAACTGCATTCCGCCGATGCCGACTTCGCCCGCTTCCCCGGGCTGCGCTGGCACAACCCGCTGCGGGCTGCGTAG
- a CDS encoding pantetheine-phosphate adenylyltransferase, with protein MTADLAIYPGSFDPPTLGHLDLIERGSRIFPRLLVAVLRNSDKQALFSVEERLEMLREMTASLAGVEVCEFDGLLVDFAERRGARALLRGIRAISDYEYEFQMAWMNRRMAPALETVFLMPGEAYAYLSSRLVKEVAAGGRLVAGMVTPEVERRLRAKLAPRGAGR; from the coding sequence ATGACCGCCGACCTGGCCATCTACCCCGGCTCGTTCGACCCGCCCACGCTCGGGCACCTCGACCTGATCGAGCGCGGCAGCCGCATCTTTCCCCGGCTGCTGGTCGCGGTGCTGCGCAATTCGGACAAGCAGGCGCTATTCAGCGTCGAAGAGCGCCTGGAGATGCTGCGCGAAATGACCGCATCGCTGGCCGGCGTCGAGGTCTGCGAGTTCGACGGCCTGCTGGTGGATTTCGCCGAGCGCCGCGGCGCCCGCGCGCTGCTGCGCGGCATCCGCGCCATCAGTGACTACGAGTACGAGTTTCAGATGGCCTGGATGAACCGCCGCATGGCGCCCGCCCTGGAAACCGTCTTCCTGATGCCCGGCGAAGCCTACGCCTACCTCAGCTCGCGCCTGGTGAAAGAGGTCGCCGCCGGCGGCCGCCTCGTGGCCGGCATGGTCACCCCCGAAGTCGAACGCCGCCTCCGCGCCAAACTCGCCCCCCGCGGAGCGGGCCGGTGA
- a CDS encoding tyrosine--tRNA ligase has product MPEIDAQMALIAKGADELIAPAELRERLDAARAAGRVLQVKAGFDPTAPDLHLGHTVLLRKLKHFQDLGHQVIFLIGDFTGLIGDPTGRSETRPALTRAEIDANAATYRAQVFKLLDERRTRVAFNSEWLGALTAADFVRLCAQCTVARMLERDDFQKRYQAGQPISIHEFLYPLAQAYDSVALHADVELGGTDQKFNLLLGREVQRAYGQPAQIILTVPLLEGLDGVRKMSKSFGNYVGITEPAETMFAKLMSISDELMWRYALLLTDQSEAEIASTRAAVAAGRRHPMDVKKDLAETITADFQGREAAAAARAAFARVVQGGEAPAAIPGRPVSASDRLDKLLVEAGLAPSVSAAARLIEAGSVSLDGAIYRETRLPALLAQPVVIKVGKHHYARLLPRPAKITS; this is encoded by the coding sequence ATGCCGGAAATCGACGCGCAAATGGCGCTCATCGCCAAAGGCGCCGACGAGCTCATCGCCCCCGCCGAGCTGCGCGAGCGCCTGGACGCGGCCCGCGCCGCCGGCCGTGTGCTTCAGGTCAAGGCCGGCTTTGATCCCACCGCGCCCGACCTGCACCTCGGCCATACCGTCCTGTTGCGCAAGCTCAAGCATTTTCAGGATCTCGGCCACCAGGTCATCTTCCTCATCGGCGACTTTACCGGCCTGATCGGCGATCCCACCGGCCGCAGCGAAACCCGTCCGGCCCTCACCCGCGCCGAAATCGACGCCAACGCCGCCACCTACCGCGCTCAGGTCTTCAAGCTGCTCGACGAGCGCCGCACCCGCGTCGCCTTCAACAGCGAGTGGCTGGGCGCGCTCACCGCCGCCGACTTCGTGCGCCTCTGCGCCCAGTGCACCGTGGCGCGCATGCTCGAACGCGACGATTTTCAGAAGCGTTATCAGGCCGGCCAGCCCATCTCCATCCACGAATTCCTGTATCCGCTGGCGCAGGCCTACGATTCGGTCGCGCTGCATGCCGACGTCGAGCTGGGTGGCACCGATCAGAAGTTCAACCTGCTGCTCGGCCGTGAAGTCCAGCGCGCCTACGGCCAGCCCGCGCAGATCATCCTCACCGTTCCGCTGCTCGAGGGCCTGGACGGCGTGCGCAAAATGTCGAAATCCTTCGGCAACTACGTCGGCATCACCGAGCCCGCCGAGACCATGTTCGCCAAGCTGATGTCCATCTCCGACGAGCTCATGTGGCGCTACGCCCTGTTGCTCACCGATCAGAGCGAGGCCGAAATCGCCTCCACCCGCGCCGCCGTCGCCGCCGGCCGCCGCCATCCCATGGACGTCAAAAAAGACCTCGCCGAAACCATTACCGCCGATTTCCAGGGCCGCGAGGCCGCGGCCGCCGCCCGCGCCGCCTTCGCGCGCGTGGTGCAGGGCGGGGAAGCGCCCGCCGCAATCCCCGGGCGCCCGGTGAGTGCCAGCGACCGCCTCGACAAGCTCCTGGTCGAGGCCGGCCTGGCCCCGTCGGTCAGCGCCGCCGCGCGGCTGATTGAAGCCGGCTCGGTTTCGCTCGATGGCGCCATTTACCGCGAGACGCGCCTGCCGGCGCTCCTCGCCCAGCCGGTGGTGATCAAAGTCGGCAAGCACCACTACGCCCGCCTGCTGCCCCGCCCGGCTAAAATAACGTCATGA
- a CDS encoding pyridoxal phosphate-dependent aminotransferase, translating to MSEAARLKAEGRDLVDFGAGEPDFATPENITAAGIAALAAHNTKYTPTAGTAALRAAIAAAHRRDFGSDYAADDVLVTSGGKHGLFNAISSLVDDGDEVILPAPYWVSFRDQIRYVGATPVLVEAGEAAGFSLSLAAIERALTPRTRAILLNSPNNPSGAVLPPELFRAVLALCREHRLWLLSDECYARLVYDARPYSVGAEPGARERAIICGSLSKTYAMTGWRIGYVLAPPAARAAMLALQSHSTGNATTFAQAGAVEALSGPQDAVVAMLAAYRERRGLIVAGLNALPGVSCQLPAGAFYAWANVSGALTRLGMSTANELAQKLLREAGVVTVPGEVFGGPAHLRFSYAAAPEVIAAGLQRLRTVLH from the coding sequence ATGAGCGAGGCCGCGCGCCTCAAGGCCGAGGGCCGCGACCTGGTCGATTTCGGCGCCGGCGAGCCGGATTTTGCAACGCCGGAAAACATCACCGCCGCCGGCATCGCCGCACTCGCGGCCCACAATACCAAATACACTCCCACCGCCGGCACTGCCGCCCTGCGCGCCGCCATCGCCGCCGCCCACCGCCGCGACTTCGGCTCCGATTATGCAGCGGACGATGTGCTCGTCACCTCCGGCGGCAAGCACGGCCTGTTCAATGCCATCAGTTCGCTGGTCGACGACGGCGACGAGGTGATCCTGCCCGCGCCCTACTGGGTCAGCTTCCGCGACCAGATCCGCTACGTGGGCGCCACGCCCGTCCTGGTCGAAGCCGGCGAAGCCGCCGGCTTCTCGCTTTCGCTCGCCGCCATCGAGCGCGCCCTCACACCCCGTACCCGCGCCATTCTGCTGAATTCGCCCAACAACCCCAGTGGCGCCGTCCTGCCGCCGGAGCTGTTTCGCGCCGTGCTCGCGCTCTGCCGCGAGCACCGGCTCTGGCTGCTCAGCGACGAGTGCTACGCCCGCCTGGTCTACGACGCCAGGCCCTACAGCGTCGGCGCCGAGCCTGGCGCCCGCGAGCGCGCCATCATCTGCGGCTCGCTCTCGAAGACCTACGCCATGACCGGCTGGCGCATCGGCTACGTCCTTGCTCCCCCGGCCGCGCGTGCGGCCATGCTGGCGTTGCAATCCCACTCCACCGGCAACGCCACCACTTTTGCGCAAGCCGGCGCCGTCGAAGCGCTCAGCGGCCCCCAGGACGCCGTCGTGGCCATGCTTGCCGCCTACCGCGAACGCCGCGGGCTGATCGTCGCCGGTCTGAACGCCTTGCCCGGCGTGAGCTGCCAGCTCCCCGCGGGAGCCTTTTATGCCTGGGCGAATGTCTCCGGCGCCCTGACCCGCCTGGGCATGTCGACGGCCAACGAACTGGCGCAGAAACTGCTGCGCGAGGCCGGCGTAGTCACCGTTCCCGGCGAAGTCTTTGGCGGTCCCGCCCACCTGCGTTTTTCCTATGCCGCCGCGCCCGAAGTCATCGCCGCGGGCCTCCAGCGGCTGCGCACAGTGCTACACTGA
- a CDS encoding zinc ribbon domain-containing protein: MPLYEYECQRCHRRVEKIQSFSAEPLKTCQFCGGPLEKLISAPAIQFKGTGWYVTDYGHSNTSTAASHEPHTNGDTAKPTDTAKSADAPKPASTAATKSSD; this comes from the coding sequence GTGCCTTTGTACGAATATGAGTGCCAGCGCTGCCACCGGCGCGTCGAAAAAATCCAATCGTTCTCAGCCGAACCCCTCAAGACCTGCCAATTCTGCGGCGGACCTTTGGAGAAGCTGATCTCCGCTCCGGCGATCCAGTTCAAAGGCACCGGCTGGTACGTCACCGACTACGGGCACTCCAACACCTCGACGGCAGCTTCCCACGAGCCCCACACTAACGGTGATACGGCGAAACCAACCGACACCGCGAAGTCGGCCGACGCCCCCAAGCCCGCCTCCACCGCCGCGACAAAATCCAGCGATTAG